DNA sequence from the Ctenopharyngodon idella isolate HZGC_01 chromosome 14, HZGC01, whole genome shotgun sequence genome:
ACTTACAATTGACTCTAAATAATTCACATTTGGATATGTAATTGCTTGGCTGTACTTACTGTATCTTGGACTTGTTTTGGTTTCCATGTGGGTTTAAATATCAACTATCAAGGTTCATGTCTTTAATAAAGCATGTAACACGCAGTCATGTGTTTACAAATGGGATCTGCAGTCACAGGGTGATTAATGAGACAGTGTGCTGCTAATTAGGACAGTGATTTAGTCATTAATGAGTGTGTGTTACAGCTGGAGGGAGCAGGAGGACTCTGGCTTGGTTCCTGTGTCACCTCTGTGTGGGGAACAGAGCAAGAGAGCAGCAGCAGCTGGCACATCATATAAAGGTCCTGAGGTCGCTGATGCAGACACATACACACCCTACTATACAGTCAGGACtgcctttaaaatataataagagtaataaaatactgaaatgtattttctaaatgtttatGCTTGTGCACATGAAACGGTCTGTCATGGGCCAAATCATTGCATAATTTTCTGCATTTGCGATTTCATGctgttcatgttagttttcaGTATCAGTAACTCTGTTGTTTTGCAATAAGCCTGTCAAGCCAGATAAAAGTAACTGCATAATGAAACGTGTACTCAACTTATGAACTTTGTGTGGAAATGCAGTAATATGTATATCTTTTAACATTTCTACATATATTAATGAATTTCTTAGTCAATTATTGGTCAACGTCGTACCGTTGTGGTCAGAGTTATCGGCatccttggtaaatatgatcaaagatggctgtaaaaaataaatctgcattgttaaccCTTTTGATTTTGGGGGAAATCAcaatatatgaaataaatgtttttctcctaAACACACAACCCCTAAAATTTATGagaaaaatatttcttaagtatattcccatacatatttatgttttttagcacaccaggaaCAAAAAATATTGctcaacacaaaatattttaacaattgtGACCTAAACAATAGGGACAATATTAACCAAGCATGCCAAATTGACTACGCCACCCCGCTTTCTAGGGCAAGAGGGAACCCCAAAGATGATACAGGCAGTTCAAGTGAATGAACTGGAAGCCAGAGTACAAGGGTAATcagtttattaaaatacaacaaacagTTAACTAGGACATATCACAGGAACAACAGGTAAGTGGGTCAGGCAAAACAACATGGAAAGGTAGACGTTGATGAGACCAAACAAGGGAGTGCAGGAGAAGTGAGTATTAATAAGTACTAATGATGATGtgcaggtgcagggaatccatGAGATGATGAGCTGACTGGGTACATGTGTGGATCAGGAggaatgctgggaaatggagttcaGGGACGGTGAGACAGATAGTGACCGTGACATCTCCACACTTCTATTGAGATACagttgcaataaaaaaaaaaacatgtctcaAGTTAAGACAAgccaaataaacaaacaaaaagaagaaTAAATCACTAACGATGTTTCTAAATAAATGACTTCACATCAAAACAATCACATATAACCAAAATAACTAATAATGATACTCAAACCAAGTCAAAATtgaattcagttggataacacTGCATGAATGGATGATTTTAGTgaagcacatacacacacacacacacacacacaaaaacaattacTACAACCACAAGTGAAACACAACAActcaattcaaaataaaaagccTTCCATACAGAGATACACCAATGGATAAACAAAAGATCTACGCAATAAGGAAATTAAATTCACataacaaataacaaattaataataataataataataataataaaaacatatatacaaatgtacacataatagaaaagaaaatgaagcaaaCAGCAAAAACTATTTCTCTAACAATAATGGGAAGGAAACAGAGGCCGCTAAACCCAGAGAAGAATATAAGGCCTTACAACAGTATGATgtggtttattttattgacCACAAGGCATAACTGCCTCATAAAAAGAGTTGCAACTCTTTCCACAAATGCGGTCTTCCGCACATCAACAGGACATCAGCACCAAAGCGATCATTGAATTTTCAAAGGCACGCACAGTGTTACATACAAGTAGCTCTTTCAGATCAACAGTCCAGTGGcactggaacttcaaaagggACCTGGCTCTAtggtaagataaaaaaaaagttttttggcggcaaacccaccagatgggtttggtgcacacagggataaaaagtaccccatgcccacagtGAAATATATTACTGAATCTGTAATGTTgtgcctatttttctgctggaggtcctggacatcttgtttaGATACATGGTATCAAGGATTCTATCAAATAACAACAGATAAAATATCTTAGAAccctagaaatcttataatgggccgtggttggatcatccatcaggacaatgttccaaaacaaacatcaaactcaacacaaaaatgggtcactgagcacaaaatgaagcttctgccatggccgtcccatttccctgacctgaaccctatagaagatgagtggggtgaactgaagagaagcaccatcaacatggagctgggaatctgaaggatctggagagattctgtatgaaggaatggtctctgatatcttgtcaggtgttctccaaactcatcaggcattataggtgaacactcagagctgttatcttggcaaaaggaggttaaaaaaagttttcaataaaagggtgccactaattgtggccaacgtgttttagAGAAGAACATTTATTGCATTAAGagattttccccccattttcaattCTGGTTAGATAATGGCAATTGACTGTTCATATCATTCATTGAGCTCTAAAGgaccgttcacaccaagaacgatacctataaagataactataacaataatattaccgtccacaccagcagacgatattgttctgtttacaAGCGCGTGCTGCAGTTTGTCTTCTTTTACTTTAAATGATCAAGCTCTTTAAaacaggatggattctgatctgctctaatgtttttatcattcatcagctggaaaaaaaatcattctgaaagtgattccatcGATATCTTCCCTCTCTGCCATTATCGTTATATTTGTAGTGTggattcttttatatttagaatgatttttttttttttggaactatATCTtaatcattatagttatcatccttggtgtgaaggGGCCTTTAAAACTTCTTTAATCATCATGCAACATTGCAAAACATAAGATTGTTGGGTGTAGCCTTGATGAATCACTGATAAATGATTCAGCTTAATGCTTTTGTAGTTGATTCGTGTTTGAATCATGTTGATCTACCATATAAAAACTCAAACTTCTGCATTGAGACAGACAAAAACAGCAAGCTTTCTGTTAGTGTCACTAAACTCGTCAATTAAAGTAACATCAATATAATATTTAGATATAATTTTTAGATGTGCTTTGtctaaatgttttttcattgttatttcAGGTATTAATTAATCCTGGCTGATTTCAGTGTTCTTTGAGAAACAATGGCGTTCTGGactgtctgtgtgtctctctgtcTTCTCTTTGCTCTGAATGCTTCAGGTAAGATACATCATGATTATTGTAACGAAGCGAGACTcaggcggggatccatttgctggctttattataaaagaacgtggtcgtacaggcagggtcaaagcaggggcaaacaggaacagcagggacaggcagaatcgtagtcaggatacaggcaatagtcagggcaggcagaaaacactcacagaacagtataccaggcaaggatcaaaggtaggcagcaacgggtcgataacgggtaacagacaggatcggaaacaaacaggcagacaggaaataaacgctcagaattgcaacaagggttaacaagacttcgcaatgaggtggggTGTGTGTGAGTCTTGTTCAATTTAGTTTGTCTCAGAGCTCAATAATGGCTTCGTTTGAAATCATTTTCACTGGCAGAGAAACGgtgctgttttaattttttacttagCATGGCTGTGATTAACATTCAGAACAAAAGCACTCTTGCAGAAGTGATAACGCTTAATTAACTTTTGCCCagtaaatcaaaatgtatatgttcGTAATGTATACATtgtcgagaaaaaaaaaaaaaaaaaaaagatgtagtGGTGGTTAATTTTTTAAACTAGAAATACATGCTTGAAAAATACATGTTGTAAAGGTAAGATCTTTGTATTGTGTTACACTTTTTTGTGCCTCAGTTGAACATCTTGTGTAAATAGAGATGGTTGATAAAGaaagagttagggttagggttaggctATATAATGCAATTAATAAAAAGATCACTTAAGTTGACAATAAAACAACCCGAATCTCCATGGAACAGCTTGTCAGAGTGGGTGGACTCAACATGGAAAGAGATGCTTCAAGGTTTTTAACCACGCAATGATCTGGAAGGATGCAGAGGTATAGAACTGACATTACCTTAATTTTTGaagatttatttaaagttttggTCCCAATTTATATTGGGTGTTTTTAATTACTATGTACTTAAATTGCAATACACTTTTGCCACTACTGAGGTcggatatgggtaaggttatGGAAAGGATTGGCAGAATAGTTGGGTTTAAGGGTTGGTTAATTGGTAAGGGAAGGATCAACAGTGCAATTTTAGatataattacagaaattaataacAGATGTATTTACATtcaggtattttttaaacacaactacaatgtaaaaacatgtattttcacaataagtgcattgtataaaatgatttgtttaaattttattacaTAGTTAAAGAGacttaatataaaatgtgttcaaagtgatttgtttaaatgttattacataGTTAAGAGACTTAATAAAAAGTCTAATATAATGGCTAATAGCTGTTTTTCCTCATATCATCTTCTTCTCAGATGACATGCTTGGACCACGGTGGGAACCTTGCATCTGTACACTGTCACGAGGAGAACGCCTTCATAAAACGCTTGATCTCAAGTTCAGAATCATTCTGGATAGGAGGCAATGATGCTGTTTCAGTATGTTactatgttatttatttatttaggtatTTTTGAAACTTTTGTTGTTTGTGCTGTTTTATAACATAGATATGTAATACTTTACAGTCTAACATTAAACCAACATTGCTTAAAGtgaaaataatgaatattaaaatttacACAGAGGTGTGCAAATAGCGGCTGTCAGATATgaagttttattatttgtttttgatcCTCAGagtgtttattttacacaataatggTACTAAACACAGTGATCTTTGTGCACTTCTGTTCACAGGAGGGAACATGGTTCTGGAGTGATGGGTCCAAAATGAATGTCCAACTTTGGAACCCCGGAGAACCCAATAACTCAGGCACTACTGAGCATTGTATTGAGATGAACCATGGAGGTAACTGCTTTGAATGATGGAAAtgtcatttaaagggatagttcacccaaaaatgaaaattctgtcatcatttacttatcctcaagtagttccaaacctgtaaaaatgtctttgttctattgaacacaaaggaagatattttgaagaaagtttgtaaccaggtcgctttggggcaccattgacttccatagtaggaaaaaaaaaatactatggaagtcaacggTGCctcagaactgttcagtttccccacactctttaaaatatcttcctttgtgttcaacagaacaaaagaatgtatacaggtttggaacaacctgagggtgagtgtaagtgatgagagaatttttattttagggtgaactatccctttaatgtcttCAGTTCTGGAAtttgtaaaattacaatgaTCAGCTGCAGTAAATAGCGAAACAGGCTAGACTTTCTTTATCTGTCTttctaaatataaacattatgaGGTTAATATCTGcataattacattatatatttgtaattaaatcatctatttttctttctcataacagGTGCAAAAAATTGGAATGACCAAGAATGTACAAACAAGTTACCTTTTGTGTGTGCCAGTGCTGATTTGAGCACTTCCTTTACATGCCCATGTTAAATCAGAAATATCATGCCCATTCTAAATGATTTTCTAATAGctacttaaaacattttttaatggtaTCTTTGACAAGTTAAGCATGATTATTGATAGTCTACTACATTATCTGCATATTTTCCCTCCACATTTTAACTGCAGTATCACCCAGGGTCATCACCATTCCCATACAGTGCAAATGTAACCAATATCAACTGAACTCAATAAATCAAATAGCATTCAGTAATTTTTCTGAAAATCTGTTGCACCGCAAATGCGGTCAAAATACAGCTCTTAGGAGAGatatgttttgttgttgatgatgtTGTTGAATTTTTGAAAACGGTGATGCCATTTACATGTGTATTACATGTCTGGTCTAGTGTTtcacaaagtgacatcgccaactactggcctggcagcatacaGCATTcttagtcattttcacggataCATGTAAACAGGTATTGTTTTGACATGGTGTCACCTGTACGTGAAAAATGACAATagacaataaaatgaaatacaacaatagaataaattaaatcaAGAAAAGGCCCTAgtgaataaatttgttattcaaCAAATTAGAAAGGTACATTGGgtacatatattacatatactag
Encoded proteins:
- the LOC127525673 gene encoding galactose-specific lectin nattectin-like gives rise to the protein MAFWTVCVSLCLLFALNASACQSGWTQHGKRCFKVFNHAMIWKDAEMTCLDHGGNLASVHCHEENAFIKRLISSSESFWIGGNDAVSEGTWFWSDGSKMNVQLWNPGEPNNSGTTEHCIEMNHGGAKNWNDQECTNKLPFVCASADLSTSFTCPC